The nucleotide sequence GGCTCGGTCACCGAGACCGACGACGGCCTGCTGATCGATCCGAAGCCGCTCACCGGGCGTCAGGACCGGCCGTGGGGCGCCTACGCCGACCACCGGATGGCGACCGCGGGCGCGATCGTCGGGCTGGTCGTGCCGGGTGTCCTGGTCGACGACATCGGCTGCACCGACAAGACGATCCCGGACTTCCCCGGCCGCTGGTCGGCCTTGCTCGGGATCACCGAGGGTCGCTGACGGTGCCCCGCCACGACCGGCTCGACGAGTCCGATGTCCGGATCCGCCCGGGTCGCCGCGGTTCCCGGCCACGGAGCAAGCGGCGGCCCGCGCACGCCGACGCCTCGCGGGCGATGGTCACCGCGGTCGACCGCGGACGCTGGACGTGCGCCCCGGACTCCGATCCGCAGCGGCCGCCGGTGGTCGCGATGCGGGCCCGCGAGCTCGGCCGGACCCCGGTCGTCGTCGGGGACCTGGTGGACCTGGTCGGGGACCTGTCCGGGGAACCGGACACGCTCGCCCGGATCGTGCGGGTCGCCGGCCGGGACACCGTGCTGCGCCGCACCGCCGACGACAACGACCCCTACGAGCGGGTCGTCGTCGCGAACGCCCAGCGGCTGATCGTCGTCACCGCGGTGGCCGATCCGCAGCCGCGTACCGGGTTCGTCGACCGCTGCCTGGTCGCGGCCTACGCCGGTGGCCTGGAGCCGGTGCTCTGCCTGACCAAGTCCGACCTGACCGATCCGGAGCCGTTCGCGGCGCAGTACCGCGAGCTCGGGGTGCCGCTGGTGGTCACCGGGCGGTCGGTGGACGGCCCGCCGGCCGGTCTGGAGGACCTGCGGTCGGTGCTGGCCGGTCGGTTGTGCGCGCTGGTCGGTCACTCCGGTGTCGGCAAGTCCACGTTGGTCAACGCGATCGTCCCGGCCGCGGACCAGGCCATCGGCCGGGTGTCCGGGGTCGGCAAGGGCAGGCAC is from Pseudonocardia autotrophica and encodes:
- the rsgA gene encoding ribosome small subunit-dependent GTPase A, whose amino-acid sequence is MPRHDRLDESDVRIRPGRRGSRPRSKRRPAHADASRAMVTAVDRGRWTCAPDSDPQRPPVVAMRARELGRTPVVVGDLVDLVGDLSGEPDTLARIVRVAGRDTVLRRTADDNDPYERVVVANAQRLIVVTAVADPQPRTGFVDRCLVAAYAGGLEPVLCLTKSDLTDPEPFAAQYRELGVPLVVTGRSVDGPPAGLEDLRSVLAGRLCALVGHSGVGKSTLVNAIVPAADQAIGRVSGVGKGRHTTTAALAFPHAEGWVVDTPGIRSFGLAHVGPDDVVAAFGDLATAIEDCPRGCGHLGPPADPECALDDLVAAGSLGGGRLEALRRILVALHQG